From Coraliomargarita parva, one genomic window encodes:
- a CDS encoding ATP-binding protein → MKAHENPFSASAVARIRYRLPESELRSLAETICQNRSVSAIVGPKGTGKTTLIEDLVPQLNRLDLRIVWIRLSLESSQTERAQAIACLNQLGPQDCALFDGGEVLNVWQWWRLKRHLKKGQGHLIASLHRRRGCKVLYRTRPDWPLAKRLVRTLAGQALGTELLPVARKSFLANRGNMREVFRACYWACAKL, encoded by the coding sequence ATGAAAGCCCACGAAAATCCATTTTCCGCTTCGGCCGTCGCTAGGATACGCTACCGCCTCCCCGAATCCGAACTCCGGAGCTTGGCAGAAACGATCTGCCAAAACCGCTCGGTCAGCGCGATTGTCGGGCCCAAAGGCACAGGAAAAACGACCTTGATCGAGGACCTCGTGCCCCAGCTGAACCGATTGGATCTTCGGATTGTTTGGATTCGGCTCAGCCTGGAATCTTCACAGACAGAGCGCGCACAGGCCATTGCCTGCCTCAATCAGCTCGGCCCTCAGGACTGCGCTCTCTTCGACGGAGGCGAAGTTCTGAATGTATGGCAGTGGTGGCGCCTGAAACGGCATTTAAAGAAGGGACAGGGCCACCTCATTGCCAGTCTCCATCGGCGGCGCGGGTGCAAAGTCCTCTACCGCACCCGCCCGGATTGGCCATTGGCGAAACGCTTGGTCCGAACACTCGCCGGCCAAGCTTTGGGCACAGAGCTGCTGCCGGTCGCCCGTAAAAGTTTTCTGGCCAACCGGGGAAATATGCGCGAAGTCTTTCGCGCCTGCTATTGGGCATGCGCCAAGCTGTAG
- a CDS encoding DUF3592 domain-containing protein codes for MRLRVKSKPSTNRHEGAGFRDAPSSKKGRFFGVFFGFPFFAMGAAFCWFMALHPIVKSVTSGDWPQVRCVITKSYVDSHSDSDGTTYSIEIEFRYRYEGNVYTGGSYDFNTASSSGSSGKHKVVRQYPVGSEQTCWVNPSDPTEAVLSRKIPGIVYLVIPFTSIFMLIGLAIMLGSLGLLPPKWRDKLYSRHKPVEDQDEGERWLKPKHSGTGKLIGAIFIAAFWNGITGVFVGLAVKSFLEGRPEWFLTLFIIPFVCIGLVLFFSIFYYLVALFNPKVDLNLSEARPRLGQTVRLNWRSRGSLQRLKDLEIILEGRESATYRRGTNSVTDHSLFHKETLFKTEQPGAHPGGQIDLQLPTALMHSFDGGNNKIEWRIRIVGSIPRWPDIDENYPITVRRLKHH; via the coding sequence ATGCGATTGCGAGTCAAAAGCAAGCCCTCGACGAACCGGCATGAAGGCGCCGGTTTCCGCGACGCCCCCAGCTCAAAGAAAGGCCGTTTCTTCGGCGTTTTCTTCGGCTTTCCCTTCTTCGCAATGGGAGCCGCCTTTTGTTGGTTCATGGCGCTCCATCCGATCGTCAAGTCGGTGACGAGTGGAGATTGGCCGCAGGTGCGCTGCGTGATCACGAAGAGTTATGTCGACAGCCATTCCGACAGCGACGGCACCACTTACTCCATCGAGATTGAGTTCCGCTATCGTTATGAAGGCAATGTATACACCGGCGGTAGCTACGACTTCAACACCGCCAGCTCCAGCGGTTCTTCAGGCAAGCACAAGGTCGTGCGTCAGTATCCGGTCGGCTCCGAACAAACCTGCTGGGTCAATCCATCCGATCCCACAGAAGCCGTACTCTCACGCAAGATCCCCGGAATCGTCTACTTAGTCATCCCCTTCACTTCAATCTTCATGCTTATCGGCCTGGCCATCATGCTCGGTTCCCTCGGCCTGCTCCCCCCAAAATGGAGGGACAAACTGTATAGCCGGCACAAGCCGGTCGAAGACCAGGACGAGGGCGAACGCTGGCTCAAGCCCAAGCACAGCGGCACAGGCAAACTGATCGGAGCCATTTTCATCGCCGCCTTCTGGAACGGCATCACCGGGGTCTTTGTGGGCCTCGCAGTGAAAAGCTTCCTGGAGGGACGCCCGGAATGGTTTCTCACCCTCTTCATCATCCCCTTTGTCTGCATCGGCCTCGTTCTTTTCTTCAGTATCTTTTACTATCTGGTTGCCCTGTTTAACCCGAAAGTCGATCTCAACCTGAGCGAGGCCCGTCCACGCCTCGGACAAACGGTACGCCTCAACTGGCGCAGCCGAGGCTCGCTGCAACGCCTGAAGGACTTGGAAATAATTCTGGAAGGACGTGAATCGGCAACTTACCGGCGTGGCACAAACTCCGTCACGGACCACAGCCTCTTCCACAAGGAAACCCTCTTTAAGACCGAACAGCCCGGCGCCCACCCCGGCGGTCAAATCGACCTGCAACTGCCGACGGCGCTCATGCACAGTTTCGACGGTGGCAACAACAAGATCGAATGGCGCATACGGATAGTCGGCAGTATCCCGCGCTGGCCGGATATCGACGAAAACTACCCGATCACCGTACGCCGCCTAAAACACCATTAG
- the ligA gene encoding NAD-dependent DNA ligase LigA has translation MSDPQKEIAKLRAAIAEHDRLYYKQAQPKIDDQAYDKLKARLAELEAQNPELDFGASPTQSVGDDRLEAFESYTHRKPMLSLDNTYSQEELMEFGRRLERLFPDESLEFLVEPKIDGVAVSLTYEKGQFVRAVSRGNGAEGDDITQNVRHIAGLPAAITDAPEILEVRGEIYMLHEEFERINTARDIEGQPLYANPRNLAAGTIKLLDPAEARSRKLEIVLYGIGACEPGRYFSHQAEIQEKLKRWQFPVLEKYWMAGSIEEAWTCIEALDALRQQFSYPTDGAVIKLDDFRLQDEAGFTSKAPRWAIAYKFEAERAETLLKEISLQIGRTGAVTPVAILEPVQLAGTTVSRATLHNEDEIRRKDIRPGDTVLVQKAGEIIPQVLGVNQAKRPADSQPFDFGEHLKALGIEAERDPAQAVWRIVSTNDPIRQQRALQHFASRACMDIENLGTAVVEQLVTRGLAKDPADLYLLQVEQLLELDKFAEKSAQNLYDALQASKTRQLWQLIHGLGIPHVGKQSAKDLEANFESLDAIASASEEQLEEVDGVGSIMAQSIHAWFEDEANRDLIDRLRSQGLNFQSARSEAPADGALSGKIVVLTGSLPTLTRSEATELIEAAGGRTSSSVSKKTDYVLAGEAAGSKYDKAVKLGIPILDEEAFQALIG, from the coding sequence ATGTCCGACCCGCAGAAAGAAATCGCCAAGCTTCGCGCAGCCATCGCCGAACATGACCGGCTCTATTACAAGCAAGCCCAGCCGAAGATCGACGACCAGGCCTATGACAAGCTCAAGGCTCGACTGGCTGAGTTGGAAGCACAGAACCCGGAGCTGGATTTTGGTGCCTCCCCCACCCAATCGGTGGGCGATGACCGTCTGGAAGCCTTTGAGAGCTACACGCACCGCAAGCCGATGCTGAGTCTGGACAACACCTACAGCCAGGAGGAATTGATGGAATTCGGTCGCCGTCTGGAGCGTCTGTTTCCCGACGAGTCCTTGGAATTCCTGGTTGAGCCGAAGATCGACGGGGTCGCAGTCAGTTTGACCTATGAAAAGGGGCAGTTCGTCCGGGCCGTTTCGCGCGGCAACGGAGCCGAGGGAGACGACATCACCCAGAACGTCCGCCATATTGCCGGACTTCCTGCAGCGATCACAGATGCCCCCGAGATTCTCGAAGTCCGCGGTGAGATCTACATGCTGCACGAAGAATTTGAGCGGATCAATACCGCCCGTGACATAGAAGGACAACCGCTCTACGCCAATCCACGCAATCTCGCAGCCGGCACGATCAAACTGCTCGATCCAGCCGAAGCCCGTAGTCGCAAACTGGAAATCGTGCTCTATGGCATCGGTGCCTGCGAACCGGGCCGCTATTTCAGCCATCAGGCCGAGATCCAGGAAAAGCTCAAGCGCTGGCAGTTCCCGGTATTGGAGAAATACTGGATGGCTGGAAGTATCGAAGAAGCCTGGACCTGCATCGAGGCGCTGGACGCGCTTCGACAACAGTTCAGCTACCCGACCGACGGCGCAGTGATCAAGCTCGACGACTTCCGCCTGCAGGACGAAGCCGGTTTCACCTCGAAGGCGCCCCGCTGGGCCATCGCCTATAAGTTCGAAGCCGAGCGCGCCGAGACCCTGCTCAAGGAAATCAGCCTACAGATCGGCCGGACCGGTGCGGTCACCCCCGTCGCGATTCTTGAGCCGGTACAGTTGGCCGGCACAACCGTGTCGCGTGCCACCTTGCACAATGAGGATGAGATCCGCCGCAAGGACATCCGCCCCGGCGATACCGTACTGGTGCAAAAGGCCGGCGAGATTATCCCGCAAGTCCTCGGGGTCAACCAAGCAAAGCGCCCGGCCGACAGCCAGCCCTTCGACTTCGGCGAGCATCTAAAGGCACTCGGCATTGAGGCCGAGCGCGATCCCGCCCAAGCAGTCTGGCGAATTGTCAGCACGAACGATCCGATCCGTCAGCAACGCGCGCTCCAGCACTTTGCCAGCCGTGCCTGTATGGACATCGAGAACCTCGGTACCGCCGTGGTCGAACAGCTCGTGACCCGCGGCCTGGCCAAGGATCCAGCGGACCTCTACCTGCTCCAGGTCGAACAGCTACTTGAGTTGGACAAGTTTGCCGAGAAATCCGCACAGAATCTCTATGACGCGCTCCAAGCCAGTAAGACACGCCAACTCTGGCAGCTGATTCACGGGCTCGGCATTCCACATGTAGGTAAACAATCGGCCAAGGATCTGGAGGCCAACTTCGAATCCCTCGACGCCATCGCATCCGCCAGCGAAGAACAACTGGAGGAAGTCGACGGGGTCGGCAGCATCATGGCCCAGAGTATCCATGCCTGGTTCGAGGATGAAGCCAACCGCGACCTGATCGATCGTCTCCGCAGTCAGGGCCTGAACTTTCAGTCCGCCCGCTCCGAAGCCCCGGCGGATGGGGCACTCTCCGGCAAGATCGTCGTGCTCACCGGCAGCCTGCCCACACTCACCCGAAGCGAAGCGACCGAGCTCATCGAAGCCGCTGGCGGCCGTACCAGCTCAAGCGTGAGTAAGAAGACCGACTATGTACTGGCCGGCGAAGCTGCCGGTTCCAAATACGACAAAGCGGTCAAACTCGGCATTCCGATTTTGGATGAGGAAGCTTTCCAGGCATTGATTGGTTAA
- a CDS encoding phosphoribosylaminoimidazolesuccinocarboxamide synthase gives MDASSLPFPLPEEAVLTVDNLPYPRVASGKVREVFDLGDALLMVATDRVSAFDVIMSEGLAGKGILLTQISLYWFRQVGAITQHHLVENHDARIRELGQSYPELEYRSMIVKKLKPLPIEAVVRGYLSGSGWKAYQQTGKLFEYDLPEGLLESSALPQPLFTPTTKAASGHDMPIDCPDAAKLIGESLFQRVHDLSIEIYSMGVAAAEKAGIILADTKFEFGTDESGALYLIDEILTPDSSRYWPASEYKPGGPQPSYDKQFVRDYLESLDWDKTPPPPALPEDVLSGTLDRYIEAYLKIVGN, from the coding sequence ATGGATGCATCCTCTCTGCCTTTCCCTCTGCCTGAAGAAGCGGTCTTGACCGTTGACAATCTGCCCTATCCCCGTGTCGCTTCCGGCAAGGTCCGCGAAGTGTTCGATCTGGGGGATGCCTTGCTCATGGTCGCGACCGACCGGGTCTCGGCTTTTGATGTGATTATGTCGGAAGGCTTGGCGGGGAAGGGGATACTGCTGACCCAGATCAGTTTGTATTGGTTTCGCCAAGTGGGGGCGATCACGCAGCACCATTTGGTCGAGAATCATGACGCGCGAATCCGTGAGCTGGGGCAGTCGTATCCCGAGCTGGAATACCGCAGCATGATCGTGAAGAAGCTCAAGCCGCTGCCAATCGAAGCCGTGGTGCGCGGCTATTTGTCGGGCTCAGGGTGGAAGGCCTACCAGCAGACGGGCAAGCTTTTCGAATACGATTTGCCGGAAGGGCTGCTCGAAAGCAGTGCCTTACCCCAGCCGCTTTTTACGCCCACGACGAAGGCTGCGAGCGGACATGACATGCCGATCGATTGTCCGGATGCCGCCAAGTTGATCGGAGAGTCGCTGTTCCAGCGCGTGCATGACCTGAGCATCGAAATATACTCAATGGGGGTGGCTGCCGCGGAAAAGGCGGGGATCATCCTTGCAGACACCAAGTTTGAGTTCGGGACGGATGAGTCGGGCGCGCTCTACTTGATCGACGAGATCCTGACACCGGATTCCTCCCGCTACTGGCCCGCCTCCGAGTATAAGCCGGGCGGTCCGCAACCTTCCTACGATAAGCAGTTTGTGCGCGACTACCTGGAGTCCTTGGACTGGGATAAGACGCCACCGCCGCCTGCTTTGCCCGAGGATGTCTTGAGTGGGACTTTGGACCGCTATATCGAGGCCTATTTAAAGATTGTTGGGAACTGA
- a CDS encoding abscisic acid-deficient protein Aba4 family protein, producing MPIWLIEFFGEGDLNAAFYLILFMTAPVWLAMIVVPESKTVRHLAQPLLVGSVYGLVLLYLVWQFYEARLIPQPLSTADYGGAKALANHPTVFLSLFCNLQILNLCVGTLLYQIALRNRMRVTVELVLCWLLGAVALIPLAVRMLIRKQSLN from the coding sequence ATGCCTATTTGGTTGATTGAGTTTTTCGGGGAAGGCGATTTGAACGCCGCCTTTTACCTCATTCTCTTTATGACCGCCCCGGTTTGGCTGGCGATGATCGTGGTTCCTGAATCGAAAACGGTGCGGCATTTGGCCCAACCGTTGCTGGTGGGTAGTGTTTATGGACTGGTCTTGCTCTATCTCGTTTGGCAGTTTTACGAGGCCAGATTAATTCCGCAACCCCTCTCGACCGCTGATTATGGCGGAGCCAAGGCTTTGGCGAACCATCCTACCGTGTTTCTTAGTTTGTTTTGTAATTTGCAGATCTTAAATCTTTGTGTCGGCACGCTACTTTACCAGATCGCCCTGCGGAATCGGATGCGGGTGACGGTCGAATTGGTCTTGTGCTGGCTATTGGGCGCGGTGGCCTTGATTCCCTTAGCGGTGCGTATGTTGATCCGGAAGCAATCTCTGAACTAA
- a CDS encoding metallophosphoesterase, producing the protein MAELTQLGMTDVASRKRSGFFFVAGGLSTILIVLYVFLRNAIYVSRGMLKPDFELIRKAYDFNLWELPLTLVGLALFIGVLGVTRPGIRRSASALCGIFLFLAADLFALRYYVTRVEPEKIVLRHVRLETPKLAKPVRLLHISDIQSGGIAGHEQNLFEQIQALQPDLVLFTGDFLQPVAPATFDSEWPKLLSLFKSLSPKYGIYAVYGDTEYEPGIKFYRLRGPELEPLHVLSTGSAQIDTGAGKIDILGLNLFHSKEPKWAMRSIEDWMAKSDAKDFRVVMGHAPDYALETRELPIDLCLAGHTHGGQVRLPWYGPLVIDSEVPKEWSRGFRRIGVPYLNVSAGAGSNRYRGLPPIRFLCPTEMTLIELLPMRSIR; encoded by the coding sequence ATGGCCGAATTGACACAACTAGGCATGACTGATGTGGCTTCGCGTAAACGAAGCGGCTTTTTCTTTGTGGCCGGTGGACTGTCCACGATCCTGATTGTGCTTTATGTCTTTCTGCGCAATGCGATCTATGTCTCCCGGGGCATGCTCAAGCCGGATTTCGAGCTGATCCGCAAGGCCTACGATTTTAATCTGTGGGAGCTGCCGCTGACCCTCGTCGGACTTGCGCTCTTTATCGGAGTGCTGGGAGTGACACGGCCGGGCATTCGCAGGTCCGCGAGTGCGCTCTGTGGTATTTTCCTTTTTCTGGCGGCGGATCTATTTGCCTTGCGCTACTATGTGACGCGGGTCGAGCCGGAGAAGATTGTCTTGCGCCACGTTCGCCTGGAGACGCCCAAGTTGGCAAAGCCGGTGCGTCTGCTCCATATCTCGGATATCCAGTCGGGAGGCATTGCCGGGCATGAGCAGAATCTGTTCGAGCAGATCCAAGCACTGCAGCCGGATCTGGTGCTCTTTACCGGGGATTTCCTACAACCGGTGGCGCCTGCAACTTTCGACAGTGAGTGGCCGAAGCTCCTATCGCTGTTCAAGAGTTTGTCACCGAAATACGGTATTTATGCGGTCTACGGGGATACCGAGTATGAGCCTGGGATCAAATTCTACCGCTTACGCGGTCCCGAACTCGAGCCGCTTCATGTCCTCTCGACCGGTTCCGCGCAAATTGATACGGGGGCGGGGAAGATCGATATCCTCGGGCTGAACCTATTTCATTCCAAGGAACCGAAATGGGCCATGCGTTCAATTGAAGACTGGATGGCCAAGTCGGATGCCAAGGACTTTCGCGTCGTGATGGGGCATGCGCCCGATTATGCTCTGGAGACGCGGGAGCTTCCGATCGATTTATGCCTCGCCGGGCATACGCATGGCGGACAGGTCCGTCTGCCTTGGTACGGCCCGCTTGTCATTGACAGCGAAGTACCTAAGGAATGGTCCCGGGGCTTTCGCCGGATTGGAGTCCCTTATCTGAATGTTTCTGCCGGTGCGGGGAGTAACCGTTACAGGGGGTTACCGCCGATTCGCTTCCTTTGTCCGACTGAAATGACCCTAATCGAGTTGTTGCCGATGCGGAGCATCCGTTAA